The Pseudoliparis swirei isolate HS2019 ecotype Mariana Trench chromosome 16, NWPU_hadal_v1, whole genome shotgun sequence genome includes a window with the following:
- the dtx3la gene encoding E3 ubiquitin-protein ligase DTX3L1 produces MGSGQSSGKLHCNRYLDGKGPPSLVQQVREGVGELHRGATGCQLEGQMTWVILHRELPRFPDDNTVQINFIFPDGIQTEKHPHPRRPYSGLRICAYLPDNRDGRAVLKLLEKAFNEQLLFTVATNKDGEDVVTTASIPLKTHPDGGSEVDGYPDSEYLKTVRQLLKDKGIE; encoded by the exons ATGGGCTCTGGACAGAGCAGTGGAAAGCTCCACTGCAACCGCTACCTGGATGGAAAGGGTCCTCCATCGCTGGTTCAACAAG TGAGAGAAGGGGTGGGCGAGCTGCACAGAGGAGCGACCGGCTGCCAGCTAGAGGGCCAGATGACCTGGGTGATCCTCCACCGGGAGCTGCCCAGGTTCCCGGATGACAACACCGTGCAGATCAACTTCATATTCCCAGATGGAATACAGACG GAGAAACACCCTCACCCTCGCCGGCCGTATTCAGGGCTGAGGATTTGTGCTTACCTGCCCGACAACCGTGACGGAAGGGCCGTTctcaagctcctggagaaggctTTCAACGAGCAGCTCCTGTTCACTGTTGCCACCAATAAAGATGGAGAAGACGTGGTTACTACAGCTTCCATTCCCCTCAAAACCCACCCAGACGGAGGGAGTGAAGT TGACGGCTACCCGGATTCTGAATACCTGAAGACTGTTAGACAACTACTGAAGGATAAAGGCATCGAATAA
- the c1ql3a gene encoding complement C1q-like protein 3 → MVLVLVILIPVLVNSAGSAAHYEMLGTCRMVCDPYSTKSPTSTVTPADAVRDNSLVESLPTFIQGPRGEPGRPGKAGLRGPPGEPGPAGPPGEKGVPGRSGLPGPAGPGAAAGAISAATYSTVPKIGFYAGLKKQHEGYEVLKFDDVVTNLGNHYDPTTGKFTCSIPGIYFFTYHVLMRGGDGTSMWADLCKNNQVRASAIAQDADQNYDYASNSAVLHLEPGDEVYIKLDGGKAHGGNNNKYSTFSGFIIYAD, encoded by the exons atggtcctggttctggtgatTCTCATCCCGGTCCTGGTAAACTCCGCGGGGTCCGCGGCGCACTACGAGATGCTCGGCACCTGCCGGATGGTGTGCGACCCGTACAGCACCAAGTCTCCGACCAGCACCGTCACGCCGGCGGACGCGgtccgggacaacagcctcgtGGAGTCTTTACCCACGTTCATCCAGGGTCCCAGAGGGGAACCGGGTCGTCCGGGTAAGGCGGGTTTGAGGGGACCTCCCGGTGAGCCCGGTCCGGCGGGGCCACCGGGAGAGAAGGGTGTACCGGGTAGATCTGGGTTACCGGGACCCGCGGGACCCGGCGCGGCCGCCGGTGCCATCAGCGCGGCCACGTACAGCACCGTGCCCAAGATCGGCTTTTACGCGGGGCTGAAGAAGCAGCACGAGGGCTACGAGGTGCTGAAGTTCGACGACGTGGTGACCAACCTGGGGAACCACTACGACCCGACCACCGGCAAGTTCACGTGCTCCATCCCGGGGATTTATTTCTTCACGTACCACGTCTTGATGCGCGGAGGGGACGGCACGAGCATGTGGGCCGACCTGTGCAAAAACAACCAG gTGCGTGCCAGTGCCATCGCCCAGGATGCGGACCAGAACTACGACTACGCCAGTAACAGCGCCGTGCTGCACCTGGAGCCCGGAGACGAAGTCTACATCAAACTGGACGGAGGCAAAGCTCACggaggcaacaacaacaagtacaGCACCTTCTCTGGATTCATCATCTACGCCGactag